From a single Bacillus gobiensis genomic region:
- a CDS encoding PH domain-containing protein — protein MRQPPKNQINLRGLKVWRLQEIINSIIFLLVVIALFTLSYFFNWPYWIGAIAAVLWLIVSIVSIWIYPNVKHKYWRYEVLENEIDIQHGIFVNKRVIVPMVKVQHVDTTQGPLLRRFNLSTVEISTAATKHLIPALDAEEADQLRDFISRLARVTEDDV, from the coding sequence TTGAGACAGCCACCAAAAAATCAAATTAATTTAAGAGGTTTAAAGGTTTGGAGACTGCAGGAAATCATAAATTCTATCATTTTTCTCCTAGTTGTTATTGCGTTATTCACGCTTAGTTATTTTTTTAACTGGCCGTACTGGATCGGAGCAATTGCAGCGGTATTATGGTTGATTGTTTCAATAGTAAGTATTTGGATTTATCCGAATGTGAAACACAAATATTGGAGATATGAGGTTCTTGAAAATGAAATAGACATTCAGCATGGCATTTTTGTTAATAAGCGGGTCATCGTTCCCATGGTAAAGGTTCAGCACGTTGATACAACACAAGGTCCGCTGCTCCGAAGATTTAACCTATCTACGGTTGAGATTTCCACTGCGGCAACGAAACACCTGATACCTGCTCTGGACGCGGAGGAAGCTGACCAGCTCAGAGACTTTATTTCACGGCTGGCGAGGGTGACAGAAGATGATGTCTGA